The Corvus moneduloides isolate bCorMon1 chromosome 18, bCorMon1.pri, whole genome shotgun sequence genome window below encodes:
- the RAB36 gene encoding ras-related protein Rab-36, whose protein sequence is MKSSLMHLVPPLSRERIISQFPKWYTPEACLQFKEHFYAQVRSACQQSTGTAGLKVSKVVVVGDLYVGKTSLINRFCKDNFDRDYKATIGVDFEIERFEIIGMPYNLQIWDTAGQEKFKCIASAYYRGAEVIITVFDLADIQTLDHTKQWLEDALRENEPYSSFIFLVGTKKDLVSDAVCEMTELDAIRFAKEMQAEYWSVSAKTGENVKEFFSRVAALAFEQSMMKELENTPGYRAQIGAGNLIKLENNIMEVAEDNAQVSLSCC, encoded by the exons ATGAAGTCCAGCCTAATGCATTTGGTTCCTCCACTGAGTAGAGAAAGAATAATCTCCCAGTTTCCCAAG TGGTACACACCTGAGGCCTGTCTGCAGTTTAAAGAGCACTTCTATGCACAGGTTAGGAGTGCTTGtcagcagagcactggaacgGCTGG GCTGAAAGTATCCAAAGTGGTTGTGGTAGGAGACCTGTATGTTGGGAAAACCAGTCTTATCAACAG attTTGTAAAGATAATTTTGACCGAGACTACAAGGCGACCATTGGAGTAGATTTTGAAATTGAACGTTTTGAGATAATTGGAATGCCATATAACCTCCAGAT ATGGGACACAGCAGGTCAGGAGAAGTTCAAGTGCATTGCATCTGCTTACTACCGAGGAGCAGAGG TTATAATAACAGTGTTTGATCTGGCTGATATCCAAACTTTGGATCACACCAA ACAGTGGCTAGAAGATGCATTGAGGGAGAATGAGCCATATTCCAGCTTCATCTTTCTGGTTGGAACAAAAAAAGATTTGGTG TCAGACGCTGTGTGTGAAATGACAGAGCTGGATGCAATCCGTTTTGCCAAGGAGATGCAGGCAGAATACTGGTCGGTTTCAGCCAAAACAG GGGAAAATgtcaaagaatttttttcccgAGTTGCTGCCTTGGCCTTTGAACAGTCCATgatgaaggagctggagaacaCTCCTGGGTACAGGGCCCAAATTGGGGCAGGAAATCTGATCA AACTAGAGAACAACATTATGGAAGTTGCAGAAGACAATGCTCAAGTCAGCCTGAGTTGTTGCTAA